A single genomic interval of Tursiops truncatus isolate mTurTru1 chromosome 1, mTurTru1.mat.Y, whole genome shotgun sequence harbors:
- the WNT4 gene encoding protein Wnt-4 isoform X1 gives MSPRSCLRSLRLLVFAVFSAAASNWLFGVSWQQEEGPAAKHSTWYLAKLSSVGSISEEETCEKLKGLIQRQVQMCKRNLEVMDSVRRGAQLAIEECQYQFRNRRWNCSTLDSLPVFGKVVTQGTREAAFVYAISSAGVAFAVTRACSSGELEKCGCDRTVHGVSPQGFQWSGCSDNIAYGVAFSQSFVDVRERSKGASSSRALMNLHNNEAGRKAILTHMRVECKCHGVSGSCEVKTCWRAVPPFRQVGHALKEKFDGATEVEPRRVGSSRALVPRNAQFKPHTDEDLVYLEPSPDFCEQDMRSGVLGTRGRTCNKTSKAIDGCELLCCGRGFHTAQVELAERCSCKFHWCCFVKCRQCQRLVELHTCR, from the exons ATTTGGGGTGAGCTGGCAACAGGAAGAAGGGCCTGCCGCCAAGCACAGCACATG GTACCTGGCCAAGCTGTCCTCAGTTGGGAGCATCTCAGAGGAGGAGACGTGCGAGAAGCTCAAGGGCCTGATCCAGAGGCAGGTGCAGATGTGCAAGCGGAACCTGGAGGTGATGGACTCGGTGCGCCGCGGCGCCCAGCTCGCCATTGAGGAGTGCCAGTACCAGTTCCGGAACCGGCGCTGGAACTGCTCCACGCTCGACTCGCTGCCTGTTTTCGGCAAGGTGGTGacgcaag gGACTCGGGAGGCGGCCTTCGTGTACGCCATCTCTTCGGCAGGTGTGGCCTTTGCGGTGACGCGGGCGTGCAGCAGTGGGGAGCTGGAAAAGTGCGGCTGTGACCGGACGGTACACGGGGTCAGCCCACAGG GCTTCCAGTGGTCGGGATGCTCGGACAACATCGCCTACGGCGTGGCCTTCTCACAGTCATTTGTGGACGTGCGGGAGAGGAGCAAGGGGGCCTCGTCCAGCCGGGCCCTCATGAACCTCCACAACAACGAGGCCGGCAGGAAG gcTATCCTGACTCACATGCGGGTGGAATGCAAGTGCCACGGGGTGTCAGGCTCCTGCGAGGTAAAGACGTGCTGGCGAGCCGTGCCGCCCTTCCGCCAGGTGGGCCACGCGCTGAAGGAGAAGTTTGACGGCGCCACGGAGGTGGAGCCACGCCGTGTGGGCTCCTCCAGGGCGCTGGTGCCGCGCAATGCGCAGTTCAAGCCGCACACAGATGAGGACCTGGTGTACTTGGAGCCCAGCCCGGACTTCTGCGAGCAGGACATGCGCAGCGGTGTGCTGGGCACGAGGGGCCGCACGTGCAACAAGACGTCCAAGGCCATCGACGGCTGCGAGCTGCTGTGCTGCGGCCGCGGCTTCCACACAGCACAGGTAGAGCTGGCCGAGCGCTGCAGCTGCAAATTCCACTGGTGCTGCTTCGTCAAGTGCCGGCAGTGCCAGCGGCTCGTGGAGCTGCACACGTGCCGGTGA
- the WNT4 gene encoding protein Wnt-4 isoform X2 has protein sequence MSPRSCLRSLRLLVFAVFSAAASNWLFGVSWQQEEGPAAKHSTWYLAKLSSVGSISEEETCEKLKGLIQRQVQMCKRNLEVMDSVRRGAQLAIEECQYQFRNRRWNCSTLDSLPVFGKVVTQGVAFAVTRACSSGELEKCGCDRTVHGVSPQGFQWSGCSDNIAYGVAFSQSFVDVRERSKGASSSRALMNLHNNEAGRKAILTHMRVECKCHGVSGSCEVKTCWRAVPPFRQVGHALKEKFDGATEVEPRRVGSSRALVPRNAQFKPHTDEDLVYLEPSPDFCEQDMRSGVLGTRGRTCNKTSKAIDGCELLCCGRGFHTAQVELAERCSCKFHWCCFVKCRQCQRLVELHTCR, from the exons ATTTGGGGTGAGCTGGCAACAGGAAGAAGGGCCTGCCGCCAAGCACAGCACATG GTACCTGGCCAAGCTGTCCTCAGTTGGGAGCATCTCAGAGGAGGAGACGTGCGAGAAGCTCAAGGGCCTGATCCAGAGGCAGGTGCAGATGTGCAAGCGGAACCTGGAGGTGATGGACTCGGTGCGCCGCGGCGCCCAGCTCGCCATTGAGGAGTGCCAGTACCAGTTCCGGAACCGGCGCTGGAACTGCTCCACGCTCGACTCGCTGCCTGTTTTCGGCAAGGTGGTGacgcaag GTGTGGCCTTTGCGGTGACGCGGGCGTGCAGCAGTGGGGAGCTGGAAAAGTGCGGCTGTGACCGGACGGTACACGGGGTCAGCCCACAGG GCTTCCAGTGGTCGGGATGCTCGGACAACATCGCCTACGGCGTGGCCTTCTCACAGTCATTTGTGGACGTGCGGGAGAGGAGCAAGGGGGCCTCGTCCAGCCGGGCCCTCATGAACCTCCACAACAACGAGGCCGGCAGGAAG gcTATCCTGACTCACATGCGGGTGGAATGCAAGTGCCACGGGGTGTCAGGCTCCTGCGAGGTAAAGACGTGCTGGCGAGCCGTGCCGCCCTTCCGCCAGGTGGGCCACGCGCTGAAGGAGAAGTTTGACGGCGCCACGGAGGTGGAGCCACGCCGTGTGGGCTCCTCCAGGGCGCTGGTGCCGCGCAATGCGCAGTTCAAGCCGCACACAGATGAGGACCTGGTGTACTTGGAGCCCAGCCCGGACTTCTGCGAGCAGGACATGCGCAGCGGTGTGCTGGGCACGAGGGGCCGCACGTGCAACAAGACGTCCAAGGCCATCGACGGCTGCGAGCTGCTGTGCTGCGGCCGCGGCTTCCACACAGCACAGGTAGAGCTGGCCGAGCGCTGCAGCTGCAAATTCCACTGGTGCTGCTTCGTCAAGTGCCGGCAGTGCCAGCGGCTCGTGGAGCTGCACACGTGCCGGTGA
- the WNT4 gene encoding protein Wnt-4 isoform X3, whose amino-acid sequence MSPRSCLRSLRLLVFAVFSAAASNWLYLAKLSSVGSISEEETCEKLKGLIQRQVQMCKRNLEVMDSVRRGAQLAIEECQYQFRNRRWNCSTLDSLPVFGKVVTQGTREAAFVYAISSAGVAFAVTRACSSGELEKCGCDRTVHGVSPQGFQWSGCSDNIAYGVAFSQSFVDVRERSKGASSSRALMNLHNNEAGRKAILTHMRVECKCHGVSGSCEVKTCWRAVPPFRQVGHALKEKFDGATEVEPRRVGSSRALVPRNAQFKPHTDEDLVYLEPSPDFCEQDMRSGVLGTRGRTCNKTSKAIDGCELLCCGRGFHTAQVELAERCSCKFHWCCFVKCRQCQRLVELHTCR is encoded by the exons GTACCTGGCCAAGCTGTCCTCAGTTGGGAGCATCTCAGAGGAGGAGACGTGCGAGAAGCTCAAGGGCCTGATCCAGAGGCAGGTGCAGATGTGCAAGCGGAACCTGGAGGTGATGGACTCGGTGCGCCGCGGCGCCCAGCTCGCCATTGAGGAGTGCCAGTACCAGTTCCGGAACCGGCGCTGGAACTGCTCCACGCTCGACTCGCTGCCTGTTTTCGGCAAGGTGGTGacgcaag gGACTCGGGAGGCGGCCTTCGTGTACGCCATCTCTTCGGCAGGTGTGGCCTTTGCGGTGACGCGGGCGTGCAGCAGTGGGGAGCTGGAAAAGTGCGGCTGTGACCGGACGGTACACGGGGTCAGCCCACAGG GCTTCCAGTGGTCGGGATGCTCGGACAACATCGCCTACGGCGTGGCCTTCTCACAGTCATTTGTGGACGTGCGGGAGAGGAGCAAGGGGGCCTCGTCCAGCCGGGCCCTCATGAACCTCCACAACAACGAGGCCGGCAGGAAG gcTATCCTGACTCACATGCGGGTGGAATGCAAGTGCCACGGGGTGTCAGGCTCCTGCGAGGTAAAGACGTGCTGGCGAGCCGTGCCGCCCTTCCGCCAGGTGGGCCACGCGCTGAAGGAGAAGTTTGACGGCGCCACGGAGGTGGAGCCACGCCGTGTGGGCTCCTCCAGGGCGCTGGTGCCGCGCAATGCGCAGTTCAAGCCGCACACAGATGAGGACCTGGTGTACTTGGAGCCCAGCCCGGACTTCTGCGAGCAGGACATGCGCAGCGGTGTGCTGGGCACGAGGGGCCGCACGTGCAACAAGACGTCCAAGGCCATCGACGGCTGCGAGCTGCTGTGCTGCGGCCGCGGCTTCCACACAGCACAGGTAGAGCTGGCCGAGCGCTGCAGCTGCAAATTCCACTGGTGCTGCTTCGTCAAGTGCCGGCAGTGCCAGCGGCTCGTGGAGCTGCACACGTGCCGGTGA